A genomic stretch from Caloenas nicobarica isolate bCalNic1 chromosome 3, bCalNic1.hap1, whole genome shotgun sequence includes:
- the LOC135986466 gene encoding LOW QUALITY PROTEIN: adenylosuccinate lyase-like (The sequence of the model RefSeq protein was modified relative to this genomic sequence to represent the inferred CDS: inserted 3 bases in 2 codons; substituted 2 bases at 2 genomic stop codons) yields the protein MTQQGSIGGTDSSGTAAPVQITDLAVHLEFLSLPGEKANSAGFKXAYMDTGLTHSCKMDIKILLAWANLWISMHEFCTDIYVLASLKETNEPTERRQVDSSVMSCRNNPVXSENSCSRAQHLMPLVLGHFQTSLVLGFENTXANMAEAFCIADITLNILHNISEGLVVYQNVTGRGIWQXLPFMTTENIIMTLVKVQSTCQEFHEIFLPFPRIQLLL from the exons ATGACGCAGCAGGGGTCCATCGGTGGAACAGACAGCTCTGGTACAGCTGCACCAGTCCAG ATCACTGACTTGGCTGTTCATCTGGAATTTCTCAG TTTACCAGGCGAAAAAGCCAACTCGGCAGGATTTAAGTGAGCTTATATGGACACTGGACTGACTCATAGTTGCAAGATGGATATTAAAATTCTACTTGCATGGGCCAATCTGTGGATATCCATGCACGAGTTCTGTACTGACATTTATGTTCTGGCCAGTCTGAAGGAGACAAATGAGCCTACTGAAAGAAGGCAGGTTGATTCAAGTGTCATGTCCTGCAGAAATAACCCAGT TTCAGaaaacagctgcagcagggctcAGCACCTGATGCCTCTGGTTCTGGGTCATTTCCAAACATCCCTTGTGCTGGGGTTTGAAAACA GTGCCAACATGGCTGAGGCTTTCTGCATAGCTGACATAACTTTAAATATACTGCATAATATCTCTGAGGGACTTGTGGTGTACCAAAACGTGACTGGGCGGGGAATCTGGCAGTAGCTACCATTCATGACCACAGAGAATATAATCATGACTCTGGTGAAAGTTCAGAGTACTTGTCAGGAGTTCCACGAGATTTTTTTGCCCTTTCCCAGAATTCAACTGCTCTTATAA